The genomic window GGCGTATATCGCGAGTTCGTAAAGATCAGCCCATACAATCAAACCAGCGCCCCGATTACCATACAGGCCACGACCCAGGGCACCGCAATTATTGACGGGGCCGATTTGCTAACGAATTGGTACAAGAAAAATACAAATGTTTATGCGTATTCCTGGAAGGACTCCGTGGGTGGGTGCCCTCTGCCTTCAGGATGGTATTCAGGAATGCCCGGCATCGTTCTCAACAATGAGATGGTGTTTGTCAATGGCCAGCCGATGACACAGGTCGCCTCGATCTCTCAGATGCGACCCGGTACATTCTTTGTCAACAGCACTTATCAGGAACTAGACCTCTGGCCGCCTTCCGGCACCGATATGAATACGGCTACAGTCGAGGTCTCCAACCGCAGAGAGACCCTCGAAGTAGACAACGGAAAGAACCTTGTCTTTCGCGGCCTGGTCCTTCAACATGCTGCTTCTTGCATGAACCAGAATGGGGCCAACGTCTTCGGCAGTTCCAACATATTGTTCGATGACGTACAGGTGAACTGGAACAACTGGGGCGGCCTGGGCCTCAGCAACAGCAATCACTACACCATCCAGAACTCCACCGCAAGCTATAACGGCGGGGTCGGTCTGGCCGCCTACAATGTGCAAAATGCTCTCTATCAAAATAACGAAACCGACTATAATAACTGGCGCGGTGAGATGGTAGGTCTCTATGATTTTGGCCAAGGGGGCACCAAGATCATGCATGCTCGCAGCGTCACGGTAAATGCACAACGCTCCTACAACAACGCAGCCCAGGGTCTGTGGTTTGATACTGATAATGCAACCATCACTGTAGCCAATAGCCAGCTGGTGGGAAACACCGTAGCCAATCTGCAACTGGAAGCCAATCAGGGACCCATTACAGTTCAGAACACGAGTCTTTGCTCGGGAGGAATGGGCCTACACCTGATTAATACTGCTGATCTCACCATGACAGGAAACGTTTTTTACAACAACGGCGGGAACAGCTTCCAGAACGGAAACTTCTTTCTTGCCGGAAAAGCTGGAGGCCGCGTCTTTACAAACTTCCAAACCGGCCAGACAGAAACTACCTTTACGACAAATACGATACTGGAAAACAACGTAATCACGGCAGCAAATTCTAACCAATACGTTTTTAATACCTACTTGAGCGGTAGCGATTGGTCAAAGTTTGCAGACAGCCTGCAATCCAACAATAACTATTGGTATAACGGACAGCTTTCGACAACTTATATTGTTCCCCTGGGTAAGCACGTCAATTTTAGCGGCTGGAAGTCCACGACGGGGCAGGACTACAACTCTGACTGGGCTTTGTCCTCGATTTATGCCCGCGGATGCGGTCTCCCCACCCCTGGCTACACTGACTTCCACATCCAGGCGCATAATGCTGCCTCTTATGTTTCTTCTTACACGATGTCGAATGGATCTGTCTCGATTCCACTGCAGATTCGGTCTTACAACTATGGATCGGTACAGCTTTCTATCTACGGGCTGCCTTCGGGAGTAAGCGCCTCTTTCAGCCCCTCAACCTTAACCAGCGGAAATTCTGTTCTTACGCTGAAAGCATCCTCTTCTGCCACGGCGCAAACAGTACCCGTTACGATCTTTGCCGTCAGCGGCAGCCGTGTTCATTCGATTACATTGATGGTAAACGTCAGACCCGCTTCCTAGCTTGATCACAATCCGAAACCATAACTTTTTTGCGCCGCAGCCAGCAATGACTGCGGCCAATTTTTATTTCTGCTGCAACAAAGATTGCACCTGCCTGAAGATATATTGCGCTCGCTCTTTCTCTCCGCTGTTCACGTCCTCATGCAGGCTGCGCAGCAAATAATATGCGGTGAGACCCCGAATTGCCCGGGCAGACAAGCCGCATCCGGACGCATATTTGCGAAGCAGAGGATGGGACTTCAGCAGCTCCCAAACATTCTTTGATTCTTGAAACAGATAGTCCTGAATGTAGAAGTACCGACAAACATCCAGCCAGGGCAGGCCCTGTTCGATGGCCCATTCCCAGTCGATGAGCGTAATGCTGCCGTCTGAAAGGCGCCGTATGTTCCAAGGAGCAAAATCGCGGTGCTCAGTAAAAGCAGGCAGGTCCTCTTCATTG from Pseudacidobacterium ailaaui includes these protein-coding regions:
- a CDS encoding right-handed parallel beta-helix repeat-containing protein encodes the protein MKSRFFFVALVCSLLAVSSLRVEAQANVVENQTIYLHVNGTTGSDSNPGSPTQPFKTISAAVQKALANNRAGIGTKVLIDAGVYREFVKISPYNQTSAPITIQATTQGTAIIDGADLLTNWYKKNTNVYAYSWKDSVGGCPLPSGWYSGMPGIVLNNEMVFVNGQPMTQVASISQMRPGTFFVNSTYQELDLWPPSGTDMNTATVEVSNRRETLEVDNGKNLVFRGLVLQHAASCMNQNGANVFGSSNILFDDVQVNWNNWGGLGLSNSNHYTIQNSTASYNGGVGLAAYNVQNALYQNNETDYNNWRGEMVGLYDFGQGGTKIMHARSVTVNAQRSYNNAAQGLWFDTDNATITVANSQLVGNTVANLQLEANQGPITVQNTSLCSGGMGLHLINTADLTMTGNVFYNNGGNSFQNGNFFLAGKAGGRVFTNFQTGQTETTFTTNTILENNVITAANSNQYVFNTYLSGSDWSKFADSLQSNNNYWYNGQLSTTYIVPLGKHVNFSGWKSTTGQDYNSDWALSSIYARGCGLPTPGYTDFHIQAHNAASYVSSYTMSNGSVSIPLQIRSYNYGSVQLSIYGLPSGVSASFSPSTLTSGNSVLTLKASSSATAQTVPVTIFAVSGSRVHSITLMVNVRPAS